Sequence from the Theropithecus gelada isolate Dixy chromosome 20, Tgel_1.0, whole genome shotgun sequence genome:
ctaaattttttttaaagagttttagagatggggtctcccgatgttgcccacgctggtctcaaactcctaggctgaagcgaTCTTTCTgacttggcctccaaaagtgttgggattacaggcatcagccactgagcctggccatttttttttttttttttgagatggagtctcgctctgtcacccaggctggagtgcagtggcgcaatatcggctcactgcaacctctgcctcccgggttcaagtgattctgctgcctcagcctcccgagtagctgggattacaggcatgcgccaccacgcctggttaattttgtatttttagtagagacagggtttctccatgttggtcaagctgatctccaactcctgacctcaggtgatccgcccgcctcggcctcccaaagtgctgggattacaggcgtgagccaccgcgctcacctgtctcttttattctaaaatcattttgacattttcttcagagatcttaaatatttattttttctattatcaaTGAGAACTATCCTATTTTCTAAGTATTTGCTGTTTGAGACTGGAAAACTATGTGTGTGAATGTTATGACTAACCATCttgctgaactttttttttttttttgagatggagtctcactctgtcgccaggctggagtgtagtggtgtgatctcagctcactgcaagctctgcctcccaggttcacaccattctcttgcctcagcctcccgagtggctgggattataggcacccgccacaatgcccagctaattttttgtacttttagtagaaatgggatttcaccatgttagcctggatggtctcggtctcctgacctcgtgatccgcccgcctcggcctcccaaagtgctgcgattacaggcatgagccaccgtgcctggccatcttgttgaatttttaatttttcttacaaaTATGAGTTGATTCTCTTGGGTTACGCAATAATACATCATCCACAAATAAGACATAAAGTTCAGGGGCTCTATGTTTAGGCTATGTATCCCATGGGATACTACCATTACCCCCACTAAAGGAGAGCCTGTCTCTTACATCTTCAGAAACCACTTCCTTTCTTCCCACGGCGCCCAGGGGCATCCAGTCCTCCTGAGCCCTGTGGGGAGCTGGCTGAGAGGGAAGGGCCAGGCCTGCCACTGCTGCTACTACTCACATGGCAGAAGATCATGGCTTGAGCAATGGTGATGGCCCCATAGAGGTTACACAAGGCCTGGAACTTCTCGTCTCTGCTGCTGCACAGGACATAGTACTGCTTGATGGTGTCCAGGGTCTCTTCCTCCCGCTTCAGTTTGATAATATTTGGGTCTGGGACCACTTTCTGGGCAAACTTCCAGACAGAGTCTTCAAAGGTGGCAGAGAAAAGCAGCATCTGGCAGTTCCTGGGCAGCATCCTGCAAGGGAAGGCCCTGGCATGTGGCCCCAGGTGGCCCCGGGAAGCAGCGGAAGCACAGCCTCCCCAGCTGGAAGGGTCTAGATGCCCAGGAAGgctgaaggggaaggaggagcagcAGGCCTAGGTGGGGgacaggggttgggggagagtcCCTAGGTCTCCTTTCTCAGCCCAGGCTGGGAGGGACTGTGGTCAGTGCTGACAAGGAAATGGCCTGTCAAACAAATGCTGCTGAGAGTACGAGAGACAAGAccctggcagaggccagaggAGGCGTCTGAAGTGAAGGGAGAAGACACTGcagatggggaggctgaggagtcctCTGCCCTTGAGATCCCTACCTCTGGATGCGGATGCTCTGATCCTGGTGGCCCTGAGTGGCTATCATGACGTCAGCTTCATCCAGAACAAACACCTTGATTTTCTTGGGATCAATGAACTTGAGCTTGGAGCACCAGTCCAGCACGGTCCCAGGGGTGCCAATGACAATCTGCTCGCTGATCTTCTGGCCTCTTTCCACTGTGGAGACCCAGGTGATTTTCATGGGTATTTCAAAGGCAAAGCCAGCTCTGGAAATCAAAGCCCTGCCCATCCTTCTAGGACTAGGAGAACAagttatttccagatttcaaaaCACACATGAGTGTTCCCCTCAGTCTTGGTTTCTTCTGCTGTGAAGTGGGCAGAATGATACCTATCTCAGTGCACTGTGGTCAGGATCAAATCCCACACAGCAATCCTTCAATAAGCATcagttcctttcttcttcctcctatAATCCAACACCATCCAactctttttatgtttgtttatttatttatttattttgagacagggtctcactctgttgcccagactagagtgcagtgacacagtcatggctcactgtagcattGACCAcacagggtcaagtgatcctcctgcctcagcctctcaaaaggctgggactacaagctggCACttccacgctggctaatttttttttttttgagatggagtcttgctctgttgtccaggctgaagtgcagtggcgtgatctcggctcactgcaagctctgcctcccgggttcatgccattctcccgcctcagcctcctgagtatctgggactacagatgcccgccaccacaaccggctaattttttgtattttttagtagagatggggtttcaccgtgttaaccaggatggtctcgatctcctgacctcatgatctgcccacctcagcctcccaacgtgctgggattacaggtgtgagccaccacgcccggctgcttggctaattttgtgtgtgtgtgtgtgtgtatgttgcccaggctggtcttaaaccatGTGctgaaacaatcctcccaccctggcctcccaaagggctgggattgcaggtgtgagccactgtacctggtttTGCTTACTTTTAAAGAAAGGGAGCTGACCCCAACCTTCCATCCTCAGTCCTGTTAATCCCTCTTTGGTAAGCAGGTACCAGAACTCTGGATGCTAAATTCAAAACTCTACCTTCTTAGCGAAGAACTCTAGATATTAAGAACTCTGTGAGCCATGCATGGATTTTTTTTATCAaccaaaaatcttattttaagacTGAAAAAGACTGTTAACAAATTAGCAGGTATTCAAATAGATTCAAAGAGAGCAACACAGTTAGGCTCCAGAGTCAGACTGCATTAGAAAGTTGAATATGGTCATCGCATCTTCAAAATTCAAACACCCAACCCCCTACCCTGCTCACTGTTCAGGTGTCGCCTGCTGTACTCACATTTATTGCCTCGAACAGCGTAGGCAAGCTTCAGTTCTGGGTAAAATTTGCCCATCTGCTCAATCACTTTTCCTGTTTGAAGCGCCAGCTCATATGTTGGGGACAGGCACAGACACTGACAGAAAAATCATAAAGGATGAGTTTAGGAGAACCATTTGGTAACAGACCTGAAGGCACCCAGTATGCTGATGTTATTAGCACTTGAATAGCACAGGGAAGCATGTCGTTCCATCCAGGCCCACCTTTCAGCTATAGATTGAAGCCTGCAGCAGGTAGCCCTGGCTTGGCAGAGGGCTTTGGAAGCCATGGTCTAAGGCTGCTGCTTCCAAGCACATCCTCCCAGGTCAGGGCCTGATGTAGGAACTTGCTCTGCCTGAGCCACAGCCTAAGGCGTCAGAAGCTTCAGACCTCTCGTTAATCCCCACCAGATGGCATTGCGCTCCCCAGGGCAAGCAACCCAGGATACCCAGCCCCACAAGCCCTCACCTGGGGATATCTGTCTGCTGGCTCCACTCGACTGAGCATGGCTAGGACAAAGGCAGCTGTTTTACCAGTGCCAGACTGAGACTGTGCAATCAGGTTCTGTGGGCTAGATCAAGGAAGAACAGAAATGAAACATATTGGTGAAACTCAGTAACATGTCAACGTTCTTTCTGAATGAAAGGCATATTTCCCCCTGATGCTTCTCTGTATTACCCAGGTTTTCTCCACTAAGCACAAATTACtttcatacattttttattttatttattttattttttttttgagacggagtctcgcgctgtgtcacccaggctggagtgcagtggcgcaatctcggctcactgcaagctccgcctcccaggttcaggccattctcctgcctcagcctccgagtagctgggactacaggcgcccgccaccacgcccggctagttttttgtatttttagtagagacggggtttcaccatgttagccaggatggtctcgatctcctgaccttgtgatccgcccgcctcggcctcccaaagtgctgggattacaggcttgagccaccgcacccggcctcatacattttttaatatgctgttaaGAAGCTgcttaaattgtaaaataaaattattattttaaacggGCTTACACCAAGAAATTCTCATTCTAGCCTCTAGCACAGCTAGAGGACTCCAGTTTTGTACCCCAAGGGTCACAGGGAAATCAAGTGTGCAGAGTAAGATCTGTACCCAGACAAGTTCCCATCAATATTTTTGGCTGAGGCGTGATGCATTCCAAAATTTGGCTCCTTCTGTGTGTGCCTTTCCACAGCTTTATGGACAAGATGCTAAGTCAGGTGGATGTTTTAGGGGGAATTTTTACATTCCACTTTATGGGACTCAGCATCATGGGAATAGGTGGCatgtttgtcatttttaaaaaagataaatatggctcacgcctgtaatcccagcactttgggaggccgagacgggcggatcgcaaagtcaggagatcgagaccatcctggttaacatggtgaaacctcgtctctactaaaaatacaaaaaattacccaggcgtggtggcgggcacctgtagtcccaactactcaggaggctgaggcaggagaatggtgtgaacccgggaggcggagcttgcagtgagccgagattgtgccactgcactccagcctgggcaacagagctagactctgtctcacaaaaaaaaaaaaaaaaaaaggctaaataaggtaaggtgggcagatcacttgaggtcaggagttcgagaccagcctggccaacacatggtgaaactccacctccattaaaaatacaaaaattaggctgggcacggtggctcatgcctgtaatcccagcactttgggagaccgaggcaggcagatcacgaggtcaggagttcgagaccagcttggtcaacatggtgaaaccccatctctactaaaaaaacaaaaattagccaggcatggtggtgggcacctgtaatcccagctactcaggaagctgagccaggaggatcgcttgaacccgggaggcggaggttgcagtgagccgagactgcaccactgcactctagcctgggcaacagagcgagacttcatctcaaaaacaaacaaacaaacaaacaaaaaatacaaaaagtagccaggtgtggtggcaggcacctgttatcacagctactcaggaggctgaggcaggagaatcacttgaacccggaaggcagaggctgcagtgagccgaaatcgcaccactgcactccagcctgtgtgacagaggagactccatttcaaaaaagaaaaaaagataaatatgccAGATGCagtaacacatgcctgtaatcccaacactttgggaggctgaggctggagactcacttgaggccaggagtttgagaccagccctggcaacatggtgataaccctgtctctacaaattttttttttttttttttttttttttttgagacagagtcttactctgtcgctcgggctggagtgcagtggtgtaatcttggctcattgcaacctctgcttcctgggttcaagcgatcctcccacctcagcctccctagcagctgggattacaggtgtgtgctgccacgcccagctaatttttttttattttttgtagacacggggtttcaccatgttggccaggctggtctcaaactcctgacctcaggtgatccacgtgcctcagcttctcaaactacaaaaaaatttgtttaaagtcaggaggtcgaggctgcagtgggctataattgcaccactacactctagccggggaaacggtgagaccctgtctcaaaaggagcTCACTCTGGTCAGGGTGGGAGCAGGATGTGGAAGGAGGGGAATTCAGGGGCTTCAACTATCAACTGGACATGCTTCCTTTCTTGGCAGGATAGGGCTACAGAGCTATTCTTGGTATTGTACTTTACACCTCTGTGTAGGTCtcaaaaatttccaaataatattttgtttgttgttttttttttttttctttgagacggagtctcactctgtcgcccaggctggagtgcagtggcgtgatctccgctcactgcaagctccgcctcccgggtttacgccattctcctgcctcagcctcccaagtagctgggactacaggcgcccgccactcgcccggctagttttttgtatttttttagtagagacggggtttcaccatgttcgccaggatggtctcgatctcctgaccttgtgatccgcccgtctcggcctcccaaagtgctgggattacaggcttgagccaccgcgcccggcagttttttgtattctttagtagagatggggtttcaccgtgttagccagggtggtctcgatctcctgacctagtgatccgcccatctcggcctcccaaagtgctgggattacaggcttgagccaccgcgcccggcctattttgtttgttttttaattcattgcaACACCATTcacatcaaaataatatttttcaaacccaattttttttttcttgagacagagtctcactctgtttcccaggctatagtgtagtggcgcgatctcggctctgcaacctctgcccctggggttcaaacgattctcctgcctcagcctcccatgtagctgagaccacaggcacgtgccaccatgccaggctaatttttgtatttttagttaggtttttttttttttttttttttgagacagggtcttgctctgttgcccaggctagagtgcagtggcaccatctcagctcactgcaacctctgcctcccgggttcaagcaattctcctgcttcagcctccccagtagctgggactacaggcacatgccaccaggcccagataattcatttaaaaaaattttttttattttagtaagacggggtttcaccatgttgcccaggctgctctcaaattcctgagctcaggcagtccacccaccttggcctcccaaagtgctaggataacaggtgtgggccactgtgcccagctaattttttgtacttttagtagagacagggttttgccatgttggcctggctggactcaaactcctgacctcaggtgatccacccgcctcggcctcccaaagtgctaggattacaggagtgagtcaccatgcccggccttaagCCCAATTTTTAAGATAGCATAGAATAAAGCACTATTTTTCTCTGTAAGTTTCTATTGGTAAGTGGAAAAGGCAGAAACTGTATCTAACTCCATCCAATTCTCTCTGCACTTGCCTAAGCTGTTTTCCTGAGGAAACACGTGGCCCCAAACAGCCCCTTCTGTTCTCAGGCACAAAAAGGCAGTTTGTGGAAGACTGATTTAATCACACTGGGAGAGATGCACTTGGTCTGCATACTCACGGTTCAGCAAGCATCATGGGTAATGCGTTCTCTTGTATCTTGGAAGGTCGATTGAAGCCCATGGCATAGACTCCCTGGAGAAGCTGTGGTTTCCTAGGAAGCCAGGAAGACAGAGGATGGATGCCTAGAAGTTGGAATTGTTTAGAGGCCTAGAATCTTATCTTTTTCTGTAGTTAGGAATGATGCTTCCTACCTCTGTCAGACGCATTTTCCTATGCCTTAAAAAAAACACTGTCAATAACCAAAGCAAACCAAACCAAGCTACTGCCTCTCCCTAAGGAATCTTAATCTGCAACTATTTCTATAATTCATAAAATACAGActgctttattttcttagagaaatTAATGCTTTCAGCAGACCCACAAATCTGGCTGGCCTTGGAGGACAAGTGTTCCCTGGACACAGCAAGGGTGGTGGTTATTAATTCAtagcattaaataaattataaaatatatatctaaaaataggccaggtgcagtgactcatgcctgtaatctcagcactttgggaggtcaaggcaggccaactgtttgaggccaggaatttgagaccagcctgggcaacacggtgatacctcgtctctacaaagaaaaaaaaaaaaatacaaaaattagctgggtacacctgtagtcccagctactcaagaggctgaggtgggaggctcacttgagcttcgcaggtcaaggctgcagtgatctgtgattgagccactgcactccagccagggtgacagagtgggactctaaataagtaaataataaatgaaaataaacactaTTTACTATACTGCTAAGATTTAAAAGTCCTTTTTTTCCATGTTCCTTCCAAAGCCAGCTGTGCAGATACTCAAGACTGTCAACAGGTAAGGAAATTGATGGGCTGGAcgtggtagctcactcctgtaattctagcagtttgggaggccaaggtgggatgattgcttgaggagTCCCGgcgttcaagactggcctgggcggccaggcgcggtggctcaagcctgtaatcccagcactttgggaggccgagacgggcggatcatgaggtcaggagatcgagaccatcctggctaacacggtaaaactccgtctctactaaaaaatacaaaaaactagccgggcgaggtggcgggcgcctgtagtcccagctactcgggaggctgaggcaggagaatggcgtaaacccgggaggtggagcttgcagtgagctgagatccggccactgcactccagcctgggcgacagagcgagactccgtctcaaaaaaaaaaaaaaaaaaaagactggcctgggcaacacagtgagaccctgtctctaaaaatgagCTAGACaagctggcatgcacctgtagtcctagctacttgggagactgaggcaggaggattgcctgaggctaagagttcgagactatagtgagctatgattgccccactgcactctgggcGGGGCAACAGGGCCAggtcatctcttttaaaaaaaaaaaaaagaaaagaaaaaagaatttttttttttttgagatggaatcttgctctgtcactcaggctagagtgcaatggcgtgattttggctcactgcagcctctgcctcctgggttcaagcgagtctcctacctcagcctcctgagtagctaggattacaggcgcatactgccacacctggctaatttttgtatttttagtacaggcgggattttgccatgttggccaggctggtcttgaactcctaatctcaggtgatccacctgcctcggcctcccaaagtgctaggattacaggcgtgagccactgcgcccagtgagaaaaaaagaaaattgatgaaGCCAGTTTCTAGTAGCTGATATAGAGTAAACAGTTAAAGGTTGTTCAATTAACCTACTAAACTTTACAAATGCTCAGATTCACTTAGGTCTAATCAAAGTAAACAGACACACACTAACTTCTTTTTGAGAgacattctcactctgttgcccaggctggagtgcagttgtgtgaagTGGGGTCACTGCAACTGACACCTCCcgggcctcaagagatcctcccacctcggcccctcaagtagctggggctgcaggcacgtgccatcacacccggctaattatttttaaaattttttgtagagacagggtttcaccatgttgcccaggcaagtcttgaacttctgagctcaagagatccactcgccttggcctcccgaagtgctgggattacaggtgtgaaccaccgcacctggacaCCAACTTCTTATGTAAGCAGCTATACAAGAATTATCATTTAAGTTGCTCTTACACTGCATTTACAATAAGCTCTCTGCTACCTCTAAATTGACAAGATGTTTAAGAAAAATCACACCAGACTGTTTCTAAAGAAAAGGCCACCCAACTGTTCTCTAAGCCTTCCTTGGAGTTTAGTAGGCTCTCTAAAAGGCAAATTCTCTGGCGTATGTTGGTTCTCAGAcacaaagaactttaaaaacttaATCTTTAGTATCTTCCATTTGGGAGAAAATGCTGTGACACTCGGCAGCTTCTGACTTGGTTGCCAACGAAACAAAGTCACTACTTAATTGAGACTCAAAAGGTGACCTTGGTTtcattctttgtttccttttcctacCAACAACTAAATCAGAGAGAACCTGCCTTTTACAGAGGACAATTCATCAGTGGTTAAACTGAGAGCTCACGTCTTCtaaatggaagaaattaaaaagccaGTTGATACTTGGAGGAGCAAACTGTCACTCTaaggaaataataccacatgtcTAGGTATCCTGATACAGCTTAAAAATAGAAGTGGAGATGACAGATTTGGCGAATAAAGTCCTGATagaaaaaacacatacaaaagcgtaatttcctgaaaaaaattttttttttttttgagaaggggtttcgcttttatctcccaggctggagtgcaatggcatgatctcagctcactgcaacctccgcctccagggttcaagcaattctcctacctcagcctcctgagtcgctgggactacaggccacgtGCCAttatggccggctaatttttttgtatttttggtagagatggggtttcatcattttgaccagtctggtctcaaactcctgacctcaggcaatccacctgcctcggcctcccaaagtgctgggattacaggcgtgagccactgtgcccaaacAAAAGTGtaactgtttaaaaatacatttttggtccagcctgggcaacatggtgaaacctcatctccatttaaaaaaaaaaaaaaagttcttgggccaggtgctgtggctgaCACTTGtatgtaatcctagcaattttggagggtgaggcaggaggaatctttgagaacaggagttcaggagcaacctggccaacacagcaataccacacctctatttttaaaaataaaaaaataaggctgggtgcagtggctcatgcctgtaatccagcagcctgggaggctgaggtgggcagatcgcttgaggccaggagtttgagaccaccctggccaacatgatgaaaccctgtctctactaaaaatacccaaatgagccaggtgtggtggctcaggcctgtaatcccagctatgtgagaggctgaggcacgagaatcgcttgaacctaggaggtagaggttgcagtgagtcaagattgtgccactgcgctccagcctgggaaacagagtgagactcagtctcaaaagtaaataaataaatgaatagaaataaaaataaaaaattgttcttCAAGATTACTTAACAACTAGTTAGCTTTGTTTTATGTGTCTCTTACTCAGTGGTAATAGCTGGAAGGAATGTGGCTTCAATTTGTCCACAGTGGCCATACTATAGATTTTGCTGAATTATGGCAAATAATCCATTGATTCCACCACATTCTTATTCATCAGCTACTTTCTATGGTTGTGATCCTGGCAGGCAGCAAGAATAGTAAGTAGGTCTTGTGTTCCTTGTAACACCCGCCACAGTGGCATGTATGTAACACAATGATCCATATTTAATCCTCTATTAATTTACTGAAGTAAACCTAAAACAtaaggctaggcacggtggctcatgcctgtaatcccagcactttgggaggccgaggcaggcggatcacgagatcaggaatttgagaccagcctggccaacatagtgaaaccctgtctcttctaaaaatacaaaaattagccgggcatgatggtgtgcacctgtagtcccagctaactcaggaggctgaggcaggagaatcgcttgaacctgggaggtggaggttgtggtgagctgaaatcgcgccactgcactccagcctgggcaacagagcaagactccatctcaaaaaaacaaacaaacaaaaaccaaaaacagatttgatagattttttaaaaagcagataaacTGTAAGACTGTAAACCCTATAgtctaaatatacatatatgtatatttttttgagacagagtcttactctgttgcccaggatggagtgcagtggcacgaacttggctcaccgcaatgtctgcctcacaggttcaagtgattctcctgccccagcctcctgagtagctgggattacaggcctgtgccatcacgcccggctaagttttgtatttttagtggagatagggtttcactatgttggtcaggctggtctcaaactcctgaccttgtgatatgcccacctcggcctcccaaagtgctgggattacaggcgtgagccactgtgcctggccttttttttaaaaaaaaaaaaaaaaaaaaaaatagcacatgttctcacttaaggGCTTACCTAATCAGAAATGTTCCTGACATCCAGAAATCACCTGTcagccaatattttattgaaagttCTAAGAGTATAAGAGAAATAAGACTTTTAGCTATGATTAATAAATTTGAAGCATTAAAAAATTCCTACCGAGAGAACAGGGTAGCCAAGACACTGGGGGGGAAATTAATACTGCAAATGTTTTCatactttttgacttttgaatcATGTGATTTATTCATGTGACTTCTTCacgaagaaaaaaatagccaggcacggtggctcatgcctgtaatcccagcactttgagaggccgaggcgggcggatcacctgaggtcaggagttcaggaccagcctggtcaaaatggtgacaccctgtttctactaaaaatacaaaaaattagccgggtgtgatgccgtgcacctgtaatcccagctacttgggaggctgaggcaggagaatcgcttgaacccaggaggcagaggttgcagtgaaccaaggtcgcacgattgcactccagcctgggcaacaggagtgaaactctgtctcaaaaaaaaaaaaagaaaaaaaaaaatgctaactttttaaaagta
This genomic interval carries:
- the DDX19A gene encoding ATP-dependent RNA helicase DDX19A isoform X3 codes for the protein MATDSWALAVDEQEAAVKSMTNLQIKEEKVKADTNGEHGGIIKTSTTAEKTDEEEKEDRAAQSLLNKLIRSNLVDNTNQVEVLQRDPNSPLYSVKSFEELRLKPQLLQGVYAMGFNRPSKIQENALPMMLAEPPQNLIAQSQSGTGKTAAFVLAMLSRVEPADRYPQCLCLSPTYELALQTGKVIEQMGKFYPELKLAYAVRGNKLERGQKISEQIVIGTPGTVLDWCSKLKFIDPKKIKVFVLDEADVMIATQGHQDQSIRIQRMLPRNCQMLLFSATFEDSVWKFAQKVVPDPNIIKLKREEETLDTIKQYYVLCSSRDEKFQALCNLYGAITIAQAMIFCHTRKTASWLAAELSKEGHQVALLSGEMMVEQRAAVIERFREGKEKVLVTTNVCARGIDVEQVSVVINFDLPVDKDGNPDNETYLHRIGRTGRFGKRGLAVNMVDSKHSMNILNRIQEHFNKKIERLDTDDLDEIEKIAN
- the DDX19A gene encoding ATP-dependent RNA helicase DDX19A isoform X5; protein product: MSGTFLIRKPQLLQGVYAMGFNRPSKIQENALPMMLAEPPQNLIAQSQSGTGKTAAFVLAMLSRVEPADRYPQCLCLSPTYELALQTGKVIEQMGKFYPELKLAYAVRGNKLERGQKISEQIVIGTPGTVLDWCSKLKFIDPKKIKVFVLDEADVMIATQGHQDQSIRIQRMLPRNCQMLLFSATFEDSVWKFAQKVVPDPNIIKLKREEETLDTIKQYYVLCSSRDEKFQALCNLYGAITIAQAMIFCHTRKTASWLAAELSKEGHQVALLSGEMMVEQRAAVIERFREGKEKVLVTTNVCARGIDVEQVSVVINFDLPVDKDGNPDNETYLHRIGRTGRFGKRGLAVNMVDSKHSMNILNRIQEHFNKKIERLDTDDLDEIEKIAN
- the DDX19A gene encoding ATP-dependent RNA helicase DDX19A isoform X7 — protein: MGRALISRAGFAFEIPMKITWVSTVERGQKISEQIVIGTPGTVLDWCSKLKFIDPKKIKVFVLDEADVMIATQGHQDQSIRIQRMLPRNCQMLLFSATFEDSVWKFAQKVVPDPNIIKLKREEETLDTIKQYYVLCSSRDEKFQALCNLYGAITIAQAMIFCHTRKTASWLAAELSKEGHQVALLSGEMMVEQRAAVIERFREGKEKVLVTTNVCARGIDVEQVSVVINFDLPVDKDGNPDNETYLHRIGRTGRFGKRGLAVNMVDSKHSMNILNRIQEHFNKKIERLDTDDLDEIEKIAN
- the DDX19A gene encoding ATP-dependent RNA helicase DDX19A isoform X2, which gives rise to MATDSWALAVDEQEAAVKSMTNLQIKEEKVKADTNGIIKTSTTAEKTDEEEKEDRAAQSLLNKLIRSNLVDNTNQVEVLQRDPNSPLYSVKSFEELRLKPQLLQGVYAMGFNRPSKIQENALPMMLAEPPQNLIAQSQSGTGKTAAFVLAMLSRVEPADRYPQCLCLSPTYELALQTGKVIEQMGKFYPELKLAYAVRGNKLERGQKISEQIVIGTPGTVLDWCSKLKFIDPKKIKVFVLDEADVMIATQGHQDQSIRIQRMLPRNCQMLLFSATFEDSVWKFAQKVVPDPNIIKLKREEETLDTIKQYYVLCSSRDEKFQALCNLYGAITIAQAMIFCHTRKTASWLAAELSKEGHQVALLSGEMMVEQRAAVIERFREGKEKVLVTTNVCARGIDVEQVSVVINFDLPVDKDGNPDNETYLHRIGRTGRFGKRGLAVNMVDSKHSMNILNRIQEHFNKKIERLDTDDLDEIEKIAN
- the DDX19A gene encoding ATP-dependent RNA helicase DDX19A isoform X6, whose amino-acid sequence is MLSRVEPADRYPQCLCLSPTYELALQTGKVIEQMGKFYPELKLAYAVRGNKLERGQKISEQIVIGTPGTVLDWCSKLKFIDPKKIKVFVLDEADVMIATQGHQDQSIRIQRMLPRNCQMLLFSATFEDSVWKFAQKVVPDPNIIKLKREEETLDTIKQYYVLCSSRDEKFQALCNLYGAITIAQAMIFCHTRKTASWLAAELSKEGHQVALLSGEMMVEQRAAVIERFREGKEKVLVTTNVCARGIDVEQVSVVINFDLPVDKDGNPDNETYLHRIGRTGRFGKRGLAVNMVDSKHSMNILNRIQEHFNKKIERLDTDDLDEIEKIAN